One genomic segment of Vigna radiata var. radiata cultivar VC1973A unplaced genomic scaffold, Vradiata_ver6 scaffold_387, whole genome shotgun sequence includes these proteins:
- the LOC106780054 gene encoding TMV resistance protein N-like isoform X2 has translation MSLSGSDDEMEMDFLRDRYQEMHSGNSEVFLSFRGEDTRASFTSHLYTALQNAGIFVFKDDESLPRGKQISPSLQLGIEESQISIVVFSKNYAESFWCLKELEKIMECHRTIGNVVLPVFYDVDPSEVRHQRGDFGKAFQRLLSKFSKEEEEKVLDWKQRWWKTLREICDISAVEILSPRIERVDKLDNQWEKRLLDNQWEKRLLDNQWEKRLLEVVQISKILDLNPRGKMKIADSIEILVRQSMAGLFKGAEIPFRKEKVDDAMDFLVKQWREVFCEAFSISEVALLDPC, from the exons ATGTCTCTCTCAGGTAGCGATGATGAGATGGAAATGGATTTTCTTCGTGATCGGTACCAGGAAATGCACAGCGGAAACTCTGAAGTGTTTCTGAGTTTCAGAGGGGAAGATACGCGTGCTTCTTTCACTTCACATCTCTACACTGCTCTTCAGAATGCAGGAATCTTTGTTTTCAAGGATGACGAGTCACTTCCACGGGGAAAGCAAATTTCACCCTCTTTGCAGTTAGGGATCGAAGAGTCTCAAATTTCTATTGTTGTTTTCTCAAAAAATTATGCAGAGTCGTTTTGGTGTTTAAAAGAGTTGGAGAAAATAATGGAGTGTCACAGAACCATAGGGAATGTGGTACTACCAGTGTTTTACGACGTTGACCCTTCTGAAGTACGTCATCAAAGAGGCGACTTTGGGAAAGCATTTCAACGTCTTTTGAGCAAGTTTTcgaaagaggaagaggaaaaggTCTTGGATTGGAAGCAGCGTTGGTGGAAGACTCTTCGTGAGATTTGTGACATCTCAGCTGTTGAAATCCTATCTCCCAG GATTGAAAGGGTAGACAAACTCGACAACCAGTGGGAAAAGAGACTTCTCGACAACCAGTGGGAAAAGAGACTTCTCGACAACCAGTGGGAAAAGAGACTTCTCGAGGTTGTTCAGATCTCAAAGATTTTAGACTTAAATCCAAG GGGGAAAATGAAGATTGCTGATAGTATAGAGATCCTCGTGAGGCAGTCGATGGCTGGACTTTTTAAAGGTGCTGAAATCCCATTTAG AAAAGAGAAGGTTGATGATGCGATGGACTTCCTCGTGAAGCAATGGAGGGAGGTATTTTGTGAGGCTTTTAGCATCTCAGAGGTTGCATTACTAGATCCATG
- the LOC106780054 gene encoding TMV resistance protein N-like isoform X1 gives MSLSGSDDEMEMDFLRDRYQEMHSGNSEVFLSFRGEDTRASFTSHLYTALQNAGIFVFKDDESLPRGKQISPSLQLGIEESQISIVVFSKNYAESFWCLKELEKIMECHRTIGNVVLPVFYDVDPSEVRHQRGDFGKAFQRLLSKFSKEEEEKVLDWKQRWWKTLREICDISAVEILSPSRIERVDKLDNQWEKRLLDNQWEKRLLDNQWEKRLLEVVQISKILDLNPRGKMKIADSIEILVRQSMAGLFKGAEIPFRKEKVDDAMDFLVKQWREVFCEAFSISEVALLDPC, from the exons ATGTCTCTCTCAGGTAGCGATGATGAGATGGAAATGGATTTTCTTCGTGATCGGTACCAGGAAATGCACAGCGGAAACTCTGAAGTGTTTCTGAGTTTCAGAGGGGAAGATACGCGTGCTTCTTTCACTTCACATCTCTACACTGCTCTTCAGAATGCAGGAATCTTTGTTTTCAAGGATGACGAGTCACTTCCACGGGGAAAGCAAATTTCACCCTCTTTGCAGTTAGGGATCGAAGAGTCTCAAATTTCTATTGTTGTTTTCTCAAAAAATTATGCAGAGTCGTTTTGGTGTTTAAAAGAGTTGGAGAAAATAATGGAGTGTCACAGAACCATAGGGAATGTGGTACTACCAGTGTTTTACGACGTTGACCCTTCTGAAGTACGTCATCAAAGAGGCGACTTTGGGAAAGCATTTCAACGTCTTTTGAGCAAGTTTTcgaaagaggaagaggaaaaggTCTTGGATTGGAAGCAGCGTTGGTGGAAGACTCTTCGTGAGATTTGTGACATCTCAGCTGTTGAAATCCTATCTCCCAG TAGGATTGAAAGGGTAGACAAACTCGACAACCAGTGGGAAAAGAGACTTCTCGACAACCAGTGGGAAAAGAGACTTCTCGACAACCAGTGGGAAAAGAGACTTCTCGAGGTTGTTCAGATCTCAAAGATTTTAGACTTAAATCCAAG GGGGAAAATGAAGATTGCTGATAGTATAGAGATCCTCGTGAGGCAGTCGATGGCTGGACTTTTTAAAGGTGCTGAAATCCCATTTAG AAAAGAGAAGGTTGATGATGCGATGGACTTCCTCGTGAAGCAATGGAGGGAGGTATTTTGTGAGGCTTTTAGCATCTCAGAGGTTGCATTACTAGATCCATG